A stretch of Leptospira bouyouniensis DNA encodes these proteins:
- the lipB gene encoding lipoyl(octanoyl) transferase LipB has protein sequence MLFLEHSPCLTGGIGAKAENLLVSKEVLSKMGVELISLPRGGDFTAHEPGQIVGYLHIDLKKRNLSLGDFLRNLNESLVVGVKETWGLTVVENPKAPGLYTEGTNKKLISEGVYAKSYFTSFGFALNGTNSLSTFSLINPCGARADEMTSLTRLGLSDQFPTKRMEFVRQFATTFLSLLP, from the coding sequence ATGCTCTTTTTAGAACACAGTCCATGTTTGACAGGGGGCATAGGTGCGAAAGCGGAAAATCTTTTGGTTTCTAAGGAGGTACTTTCGAAGATGGGAGTGGAGCTCATTTCCCTACCTCGGGGAGGGGACTTTACTGCCCATGAACCTGGGCAAATTGTCGGTTACCTCCATATCGACCTTAAAAAAAGGAATCTCAGTTTGGGCGATTTTTTACGAAACTTAAACGAAAGTTTGGTGGTCGGAGTCAAAGAAACTTGGGGACTCACAGTCGTCGAAAATCCGAAAGCTCCAGGACTTTATACGGAAGGAACAAACAAAAAACTCATCTCGGAAGGGGTGTATGCGAAGTCGTATTTTACTAGTTTTGGTTTTGCCCTGAATGGTACCAATTCTCTCTCCACGTTCTCACTTATCAATCCATGTGGTGCGAGGGCTGATGAGATGACTTCGTTAACAAGACTTGGTCTCTCGGATCAATTCCCTACAAAACGAATGGAATTTGTTCGGCAGTTTGCCACAACCTTTCTTTCCCTTCTCCCTTAA
- a CDS encoding STAS domain-containing protein yields MESLDKVFSIQLKGGLDGTSADDFYRYFESQLNKGYRKFLFQMGALDYITSNGISILIKIHKQILKANAVYAIYGFKSEVEDVLKLLGLFDKLPIFRNHNSAESFLLQVDVSPKETESKEGMKNRSDMVHSEKSSQPKSEENQIRFYFTGKTKVEGKHTSESEPVSKLESIQEVSTESKSNPSRMESVLEEKLNQLRLEIKDSLNTELERRFSLYKTGKDQDTKLAQIPNYIQSKTKQLETIERIIQCEVCGTRLRLSKFGKHECPSCKTQFQLSPNGSIRFLEKLNPI; encoded by the coding sequence ATGGAATCATTAGATAAAGTATTTTCCATTCAATTGAAAGGTGGTTTAGACGGAACCAGTGCCGATGATTTTTACCGATACTTTGAATCGCAACTTAACAAAGGGTATCGTAAATTTTTATTCCAAATGGGAGCATTGGATTACATCACTTCAAATGGAATTAGTATCCTAATTAAAATTCATAAACAAATTCTGAAGGCAAATGCAGTGTATGCAATTTATGGATTCAAATCAGAAGTCGAAGATGTCTTAAAACTCTTAGGACTTTTTGATAAACTTCCTATTTTTAGAAATCATAATTCTGCTGAGTCATTTTTATTACAAGTGGATGTTTCTCCAAAGGAAACGGAATCAAAAGAAGGAATGAAAAATCGTTCGGACATGGTTCATTCTGAAAAATCTTCACAACCGAAATCAGAAGAGAATCAAATCCGTTTTTATTTTACAGGAAAAACAAAAGTAGAGGGAAAACATACATCTGAATCGGAACCAGTTTCAAAGTTAGAATCCATCCAAGAAGTATCCACGGAATCCAAATCGAATCCTTCCCGAATGGAATCAGTACTGGAAGAAAAATTAAACCAACTACGATTGGAAATTAAGGATTCTTTAAATACAGAACTTGAGAGAAGGTTTTCTCTATACAAAACGGGGAAAGACCAGGATACCAAACTGGCACAAATTCCAAATTATATCCAATCGAAAACGAAACAGCTGGAAACGATAGAAAGGATCATTCAATGTGAGGTTTGTGGCACTCGTCTTCGATTATCAAAATTTGGAAAACATGAATGCCCGAGTTGTAAAACACAATTCCAACTCAGTCCCAATGGTTCCATCCGTTTCCTTGAAAAATTAAATCCAATTTAA
- the murJ gene encoding murein biosynthesis integral membrane protein MurJ, with amino-acid sequence MTNQVPGKTSSTKRSLALSFYTFLSRILGLIRDHFMAVSFGTGMVASAFSVAYRLPNMFRNLLAEGTLSQSFMPIFSEYEKIGILEARVMAGTVLSFLFLCLSIFVAFFWFFAAQFLPTLVGGSPEYGNLVVELSLVLFFLIMTASLSSIFMSISNSHHKYFVPSLSPIILNFSYLIVFLFVFPFYHEIRDRVFLLAYGIVFGGVLQLLVQAWFVFRNGYGPIFRLDFKHPAIKKIFKLMLPAALGGSFYQIGLLVDIFLANYIQNQNPGLGAVVSLDYAQRLVQLPTGIIGVALATTILPSLLKDLREGREKNVPNEIADVLSFAFFLTLPASIGLAVLGETVLDSIYYGGRWDHLATLTAFFPLVFYSLAIPFYSINKVLVSSYYAFSDTKTPLRIQLVSFFLSVVVSISLMFFLKHSAIALASALSAVVTSSLLLFYLKAHQVSIPFATVGKRVLKMVPALFGLFFWLVFAEWVIKPNLHSLENNVFELSYANLSRLSLCVSILPAVIIYFGIATNTGLSESEIILGKFLRKWKQKPKS; translated from the coding sequence ATGACAAACCAAGTCCCTGGGAAAACTTCGAGTACGAAACGCTCCCTTGCTTTATCGTTTTATACCTTCTTATCTAGAATTTTAGGTCTCATACGCGACCATTTTATGGCTGTTAGCTTTGGCACAGGAATGGTAGCATCTGCTTTTAGCGTGGCATACCGACTTCCCAATATGTTCCGAAACTTACTGGCAGAAGGAACGTTAAGCCAATCGTTTATGCCTATTTTTTCTGAATATGAAAAGATAGGTATACTGGAAGCGCGTGTGATGGCAGGTACAGTTCTCAGTTTCCTTTTCCTTTGTTTGTCCATATTTGTTGCCTTTTTTTGGTTTTTTGCCGCTCAATTTTTACCAACATTAGTGGGTGGGTCACCTGAATATGGAAACTTAGTCGTAGAACTCTCGTTAGTTTTGTTTTTTCTCATCATGACAGCTAGTTTGTCTTCGATTTTTATGTCGATATCAAACTCTCATCATAAATATTTTGTCCCTTCTTTATCTCCCATTATCCTTAATTTTAGTTATCTGATTGTATTTTTGTTTGTTTTTCCTTTTTATCACGAAATAAGAGACCGAGTTTTTTTACTCGCCTATGGAATTGTTTTTGGCGGGGTATTACAACTCCTTGTACAAGCATGGTTTGTGTTTCGTAATGGGTATGGTCCTATCTTTCGATTGGATTTCAAACACCCTGCAATCAAAAAGATTTTTAAACTGATGTTACCTGCGGCGCTTGGTGGAAGTTTCTATCAAATTGGGCTTCTTGTAGACATTTTCCTTGCCAACTACATCCAAAACCAGAACCCGGGGCTTGGTGCAGTTGTGAGTTTGGATTATGCCCAAAGGTTAGTGCAACTTCCTACAGGGATCATCGGCGTAGCACTTGCGACAACCATCTTACCTTCCCTCTTAAAAGATTTACGGGAAGGTCGTGAAAAAAATGTTCCGAATGAAATTGCAGATGTATTGTCGTTTGCATTTTTTTTGACATTACCGGCAAGCATTGGTTTGGCTGTCCTTGGCGAAACTGTTTTGGATTCGATATATTATGGGGGTCGTTGGGACCATCTTGCTACACTCACTGCTTTTTTCCCACTTGTGTTTTATTCCTTGGCAATACCATTTTATAGCATCAATAAGGTTCTCGTTTCTTCGTATTATGCTTTCTCCGATACCAAAACCCCACTTCGTATCCAGTTGGTTTCATTTTTCTTAAGTGTGGTAGTGAGTATTAGTCTTATGTTTTTTTTGAAACATTCTGCCATTGCACTTGCTTCTGCTCTGAGCGCAGTTGTGACATCATCGTTGTTACTTTTTTATCTAAAGGCACACCAAGTGAGTATTCCTTTTGCGACAGTCGGTAAACGTGTGTTAAAGATGGTGCCAGCCCTCTTTGGGCTTTTCTTTTGGCTAGTATTTGCAGAGTGGGTAATCAAACCAAATTTACATAGTTTGGAAAACAATGTTTTTGAATTAAGTTATGCAAATCTCAGTCGTTTGAGCCTCTGTGTTTCCATTCTCCCTGCAGTTATCATTTATTTTGGAATTGCGACCAACACAGGTCTTTCCGAATCTGAAATCATTTTGGGCAAGTTTTTACGAAAGTGGAAACAAAAACCAAAGTCATAA
- the ileS gene encoding isoleucine--tRNA ligase codes for MAKPETENPYSKTVLLPETHFPMKADLAKREPGQIQIWKDQKVFQKMKEIRKSKPSFVLHDGPPYANGNFHVGHSLNKILKDIIIKSKTLSGFQTDMIPGWDCHGLPIEVQVLKNLGKEARNTSPSELRKKCREYATEFVGKQGDDLNRFLCFWDENNKYLTMAPEFEARIVEVFGSLFEKGYIYKGKKPVYWCIDLATAHAEAEIEYQNHVSPSIYVKFAVKGETDTYCLIWTTTPWTLPANLAICFNEELAYSLFQSDNHGRLILADGLKEAVEQKTGITLTKIKSLTNDDLRQMIFQHPFLERESIPLFGNHVTLDAGTGCVHTAPGHGTDDYRVGMAAGLPTLSPVDDYGRYTDEFEMMKGIKIWDANPKIVELLREKNALVHFSEFTHSYPHSWRSKKPLIFRATPQWFFSIDHNGLREESLKAIDKVQWIPDWGITRIRSMVESRPDWCLSRQRNWGVPIPSFTCKSCGQTHLDDKTIQHFIQIVKKEGIEVWYEKEAKDLLPQGTKCNNCGSEDLKQDKDILDVWFDSGVSSFAVFGDSIGKEPADLYLEGSDQHRGWFQSSLWPSMAIRKTPPYKSVLTHGYVLDDKGHAMSKSLGNVINPTTDIINQYGADILRLWVSTQDFRDDVKIGKDSIKTVSEAYRKIRNTFRYLLGNTNADTLSWNLKKEELETIDRYYLHKLAKLNEDVKKLYDSYQFHQVYHKVLVFCTVDLSQDYFEIIRDRMYCDAKDSKTRRSSEYALALILEVLTKLLAPILSFTTEEVWTTFGKKDSVFYSDFSDLTQWIDETLETKLKPVFATKEDVQKALEEARKLGKLGKSLEAEVIIEGDKDSYSFSPEELALFFVVSHVSFDGKEIQEVFSEWKGETGSIQIRKPKYAECPRCWRHVSEKEGTLCKRCETVVSKLSPNNA; via the coding sequence ATGGCCAAACCAGAAACGGAAAATCCTTATTCAAAAACAGTCCTCCTTCCGGAGACTCATTTTCCCATGAAAGCCGACCTGGCAAAACGTGAGCCAGGCCAAATACAAATTTGGAAAGACCAAAAAGTTTTCCAAAAGATGAAGGAAATTCGTAAATCAAAACCTTCGTTTGTATTACATGATGGACCACCCTATGCTAATGGTAACTTCCATGTGGGTCACTCTCTCAATAAAATTTTAAAAGACATCATCATCAAATCGAAAACCTTAAGTGGATTCCAAACGGATATGATCCCTGGTTGGGATTGCCATGGACTTCCCATCGAAGTACAGGTGTTAAAGAATCTTGGTAAAGAAGCAAGAAATACAAGTCCAAGTGAACTCCGAAAAAAATGCCGTGAGTATGCCACTGAGTTTGTAGGCAAACAAGGGGATGACCTAAATCGTTTCCTTTGTTTTTGGGATGAGAACAATAAATACCTAACCATGGCTCCAGAATTCGAAGCAAGGATTGTGGAAGTATTCGGTTCTCTGTTTGAAAAAGGATATATTTATAAAGGGAAAAAACCAGTGTACTGGTGCATCGATCTTGCTACGGCTCATGCAGAAGCAGAAATCGAATACCAAAACCACGTATCTCCATCCATCTATGTAAAATTTGCTGTTAAAGGCGAAACGGATACGTATTGTCTTATCTGGACCACAACTCCTTGGACCCTTCCTGCAAACCTTGCGATTTGTTTCAATGAAGAACTCGCCTATTCTCTTTTCCAATCCGACAACCATGGAAGACTCATTCTTGCCGATGGATTAAAAGAAGCGGTGGAACAAAAAACGGGGATCACTCTTACAAAAATCAAATCCCTAACTAATGATGACTTAAGACAAATGATTTTCCAACATCCATTTTTAGAGAGAGAGTCCATTCCTCTATTTGGAAATCATGTCACACTCGATGCAGGAACAGGTTGTGTTCACACCGCACCAGGACATGGAACAGACGACTACCGTGTGGGAATGGCAGCAGGTTTACCAACACTTTCCCCAGTAGACGATTACGGCCGTTATACGGACGAATTTGAAATGATGAAGGGAATCAAAATTTGGGATGCCAATCCAAAAATTGTCGAATTACTCCGTGAAAAAAATGCACTCGTTCATTTCTCAGAATTCACACACTCCTATCCACATAGTTGGAGGAGTAAAAAACCGTTAATTTTTCGGGCAACACCTCAGTGGTTTTTTTCCATCGATCATAATGGACTCAGGGAAGAATCTCTAAAAGCCATCGACAAAGTACAATGGATCCCAGATTGGGGGATCACAAGGATTCGTTCGATGGTGGAGTCAAGACCTGACTGGTGTTTGTCGCGCCAAAGGAACTGGGGTGTACCTATCCCTTCTTTTACTTGTAAGTCTTGTGGGCAGACACATTTGGATGACAAAACCATCCAACACTTCATTCAAATTGTCAAAAAAGAAGGGATTGAAGTTTGGTATGAAAAAGAAGCAAAGGATTTATTACCACAAGGAACCAAATGTAACAATTGTGGTTCAGAAGATCTAAAACAAGATAAGGATATTTTAGATGTTTGGTTTGACTCTGGAGTTTCCAGCTTTGCTGTGTTTGGTGATTCAATTGGAAAAGAACCAGCAGACTTATACCTAGAAGGATCTGATCAACATAGAGGATGGTTCCAATCTTCCCTTTGGCCTTCTATGGCGATTCGTAAAACTCCACCATATAAATCTGTTCTCACACATGGTTATGTTTTAGATGACAAAGGTCATGCAATGTCCAAATCCCTTGGAAATGTGATCAATCCAACAACAGATATCATTAACCAATACGGTGCCGATATATTAAGACTTTGGGTGAGCACCCAAGACTTCCGAGATGATGTTAAAATTGGAAAAGATTCCATCAAAACTGTTTCAGAAGCCTATCGTAAGATCCGCAATACATTCCGGTATCTACTGGGAAATACAAACGCAGATACCCTCTCTTGGAACTTAAAAAAAGAAGAACTCGAAACTATCGATCGTTACTATTTACACAAACTGGCTAAACTGAATGAAGATGTTAAAAAACTTTATGATTCCTACCAGTTCCACCAAGTGTATCATAAGGTACTTGTTTTCTGTACTGTCGATTTAAGCCAAGACTACTTTGAAATCATCAGAGACCGAATGTATTGTGATGCCAAAGATTCGAAAACAAGAAGGTCTTCCGAATATGCACTGGCTTTGATTTTAGAGGTCCTCACTAAACTTTTAGCCCCTATCCTTTCGTTTACCACAGAAGAAGTTTGGACAACATTTGGAAAAAAAGATTCTGTTTTTTATTCTGATTTTTCAGATTTAACCCAGTGGATCGATGAAACTCTTGAAACCAAACTGAAACCTGTTTTTGCAACCAAAGAAGATGTACAAAAAGCTTTGGAAGAAGCAAGAAAACTGGGAAAACTAGGTAAGTCATTAGAAGCTGAAGTGATCATTGAAGGTGATAAAGACAGTTACTCTTTTTCACCAGAGGAACTTGCATTATTTTTTGTAGTGTCGCATGTCAGTTTTGATGGAAAAGAAATCCAAGAAGTATTTTCTGAATGGAAGGGTGAAACTGGTTCCATCCAAATCCGAAAACCAAAATATGCGGAATGCCCACGTTGTTGGCGTCATGTTTCGGAAAAAGAAGGGACTCTTTGCAAACGATGTGAGACGGTAGTTTCCAAACTATCCCCGAACAATGCTTAA
- a CDS encoding leucine-rich repeat domain-containing protein, whose amino-acid sequence MKSFNYNALLVLLFTSILLQCNKKVVNAEEWILEHKEDRVLNLSNKEFGNLPSSIGNLTKVEELTLQYDSLKILPKEIGNLKQLKILNLFGNPIQSLPDEIGNLENLEVLLLGRTELKEIPIVISRLKKLKTLALDETKVQLTEADVEVIASLPSLEILDLTLMREYKTLPKNLAKLGHLKHLVLQKTLLEKSDVVRLRDELPKVRVKL is encoded by the coding sequence ATGAAGTCTTTTAATTACAATGCGCTTTTAGTCCTTTTGTTCACTTCCATCTTGTTACAATGTAATAAAAAAGTTGTGAATGCAGAAGAATGGATTTTAGAACACAAAGAGGATCGTGTTCTCAATCTTTCCAACAAAGAGTTTGGCAATTTACCTTCATCAATTGGAAATTTGACAAAAGTAGAAGAACTTACCCTCCAATATGATTCATTAAAGATACTTCCAAAAGAGATTGGAAACCTCAAACAATTAAAGATTTTAAATCTTTTTGGAAACCCTATCCAATCTTTGCCAGATGAAATTGGCAATTTAGAAAACTTAGAAGTTTTGTTACTTGGAAGGACGGAACTGAAAGAAATTCCCATTGTCATTTCTCGTTTGAAAAAACTAAAAACTTTGGCCCTTGACGAAACCAAAGTGCAACTAACAGAGGCGGACGTTGAGGTGATCGCTTCTCTTCCCAGTTTAGAAATTCTAGACCTTACCCTCATGAGGGAATACAAAACCCTTCCTAAAAACCTGGCAAAACTTGGTCACCTAAAACATCTGGTTTTGCAAAAGACCCTACTGGAAAAATCAGATGTGGTGAGACTACGGGACGAACTCCCTAAGGTACGTGTCAAACTCTAA
- a CDS encoding CPBP family intramembrane glutamic endopeptidase translates to MEPFSDLGETESPLTGSVSEPSYFISLPKNIASYSLTSQAILEELRVRHRRLEMHGSAEITPTLFLTLDSIPELLSKQVQLTEAHKTNVAIKEALKELAGLTEHNKEAVVYFYPFILQVDQKLIFRLSMISPQSKEKTDVVPFRRSCFKYSIDLVDSLLKNRSNRDLQLEEENPGSILLRSDQKGKVYFFPTKLSFESELESILRSSIEPFGPLPTKDFIIDVVTRGKETAKLVEVVPGYHFVLPNGSHHPEYSKHLAVQLDGLRQFAFPYLKRLAKENKYESFLEKLETMETKLPTKTEGLLNFTQPMVQEFTNLLGEFPFELFTSEDSLRVKNGIQESITILNKLSRFLTEQKKEDAEDELFSLIQQLSTKIEENTKNTLTLTKLNLYAEIKTLNINSELEKKRAIEKIVKTLSDTYGCLEMKDENFHVLFALDQKYLSKVEENTFKLAKTSADYRNELPILDQIRTVLKNRSDVSVDKEDLSKEIMEEENQNLPTNKKEPSISFSALQEKFHVPIGVFSFLTLASVVTVVSLLIGSLEYIPSGFFVSFILGLILGYLYRKDGKPKQNFEKPKLESPKENRSLNIAKVAESFIYPKKFNSIAEKVYDYKRLRNHIEDCVEDIKFQLSPSEKNKDSNKIVAEIEHAILQISVVIKIPEAIQLKNRSKELILSKSDFRTILFRTQLAEYYRKEASLYKSDRDQMDYIQFIIRELEFGYNKYLK, encoded by the coding sequence TTGGAACCATTTTCAGATCTAGGGGAAACAGAAAGCCCACTCACAGGCAGTGTTTCCGAACCATCTTATTTTATCTCCTTACCCAAAAACATAGCGAGTTATTCCCTCACTTCCCAAGCGATTTTGGAAGAATTACGAGTCCGGCACAGACGATTGGAAATGCATGGAAGTGCTGAAATTACACCTACGCTTTTTCTCACATTGGATTCAATTCCAGAACTTCTGTCCAAACAAGTTCAACTAACAGAAGCTCATAAAACGAATGTCGCCATCAAAGAAGCATTAAAAGAACTTGCAGGGCTTACGGAACACAACAAAGAAGCTGTCGTTTATTTTTATCCTTTTATTTTACAAGTGGACCAAAAACTTATTTTCCGCTTGAGTATGATTTCACCACAATCGAAAGAAAAAACAGATGTGGTTCCTTTCCGACGTTCTTGTTTTAAGTATAGCATTGATTTGGTGGATTCTTTACTTAAAAATCGATCCAATCGCGATCTACAATTAGAAGAAGAAAATCCAGGATCCATTTTACTTCGGTCCGATCAAAAAGGAAAAGTGTATTTCTTCCCAACCAAACTTAGTTTTGAATCCGAATTGGAATCTATCCTTCGATCAAGTATTGAACCTTTTGGTCCTTTACCAACCAAAGATTTTATTATCGATGTTGTGACACGTGGCAAAGAAACTGCGAAACTAGTTGAGGTAGTCCCTGGATACCATTTTGTTTTACCTAATGGTTCGCACCATCCGGAATATTCCAAACATTTAGCTGTACAACTTGATGGCCTCAGACAATTTGCCTTTCCTTATCTCAAACGGTTAGCAAAAGAAAACAAATATGAAAGTTTTTTAGAAAAGTTAGAAACAATGGAAACAAAACTTCCTACGAAAACGGAAGGACTTTTAAATTTTACCCAACCAATGGTCCAAGAATTTACAAATTTACTTGGAGAATTTCCATTTGAATTATTCACAAGCGAAGATTCTTTGCGAGTGAAAAATGGCATCCAAGAAAGTATCACGATCTTAAATAAACTTTCTCGATTCCTTACAGAACAAAAAAAAGAAGATGCAGAAGATGAATTATTTTCACTGATCCAACAACTTAGTACAAAAATAGAAGAAAACACAAAAAACACTCTGACACTCACCAAACTAAATTTATACGCTGAAATCAAAACTTTAAATATAAATTCAGAATTAGAAAAAAAAAGAGCCATAGAAAAAATTGTCAAAACTCTTTCTGATACTTATGGATGTTTGGAAATGAAAGACGAAAACTTTCATGTATTATTCGCACTCGACCAAAAATATCTTTCCAAAGTTGAAGAAAATACCTTCAAACTTGCAAAAACAAGCGCGGATTACCGAAATGAACTTCCTATCCTCGACCAAATCAGGACGGTTCTAAAAAATCGTTCCGATGTATCCGTCGACAAAGAAGATCTATCGAAGGAAATCATGGAAGAAGAAAATCAAAACCTTCCTACGAACAAAAAAGAACCTTCAATTTCGTTTTCTGCCTTACAAGAGAAGTTCCATGTTCCAATTGGTGTGTTTAGTTTTTTAACACTTGCATCTGTTGTAACGGTAGTATCACTCCTTATTGGTTCTTTGGAATACATACCCAGTGGATTTTTTGTAAGTTTTATTCTTGGACTGATCTTAGGTTATTTGTATCGAAAGGATGGAAAACCAAAACAAAATTTTGAAAAACCAAAACTAGAGTCTCCCAAAGAAAATAGATCACTAAACATTGCCAAGGTTGCAGAAAGTTTCATTTACCCTAAAAAATTCAATAGTATAGCCGAAAAGGTTTACGATTACAAACGATTACGCAATCATATAGAAGATTGTGTTGAAGATATCAAATTCCAATTATCACCTTCAGAAAAAAACAAAGACTCCAATAAAATTGTAGCTGAGATTGAACATGCGATTTTACAAATTTCTGTTGTGATAAAGATCCCGGAAGCAATTCAATTAAAAAATCGATCAAAAGAACTCATCCTCTCCAAATCAGACTTTCGTACCATATTATTTCGCACACAATTGGCAGAATACTACCGTAAAGAAGCGAGTTTGTATAAATCTGACCGTGACCAAATGGATTACATACAGTTTATTATCCGGGAATTAGAATTTGGCTATAATAAATATCTGAAATGA
- a CDS encoding type II toxin-antitoxin system antitoxin SocA domain-containing protein produces the protein MEKLCHAILWILEKSPNGRARLDLAKLLYYSDGVHFQKHAEMITRGDYIHLEDSPYPVKLNEALLYLKEKGHIEVVPKIEGNGIQGFSLRFQKPLDGLVLSKEEKRVMMKVVEAFRGRVVDENRHYPNLYENYVVTPLFDAIPFSVDRINTKIHVLVQKSLLNLSGKMFRVLFERSE, from the coding sequence ATAGAGAAACTTTGTCATGCGATCCTTTGGATCCTCGAAAAATCACCGAATGGTCGAGCTCGCCTAGATTTAGCGAAGCTACTTTACTATTCGGATGGTGTCCATTTCCAAAAACATGCGGAGATGATCACAAGAGGAGACTATATCCACTTAGAAGACTCTCCCTACCCCGTCAAACTGAACGAAGCCCTTTTGTATTTAAAAGAAAAAGGCCATATCGAAGTGGTTCCCAAGATTGAAGGGAATGGGATCCAAGGTTTTTCTCTCCGGTTTCAGAAACCATTGGATGGACTCGTTTTATCCAAAGAAGAAAAACGAGTGATGATGAAAGTCGTTGAAGCTTTCCGAGGTCGTGTGGTGGATGAAAATCGCCATTACCCGAATTTATACGAAAATTATGTTGTCACACCCCTATTTGATGCAATTCCGTTTTCTGTGGACCGGATCAATACGAAAATACATGTTCTTGTCCAAAAAAGCCTTTTGAATCTATCGGGCAAAATGTTTAGAGTTTTATTTGAGAGGTCAGAATGA
- the panD gene encoding aspartate 1-decarboxylase has translation MIITVCKGKIHRAVVTEAELHYEGSLTVDQDLMDMAGMKPYEQVSVVNVNNGARFETYLIVGERGSGTICLNGAAARLGMKGDKVIIITYGQVEEKDLPNDYKPKVVFVDENNRPKKA, from the coding sequence ATGATCATCACCGTTTGCAAAGGCAAAATCCATAGAGCTGTCGTCACCGAGGCAGAACTCCATTACGAAGGTAGCCTCACTGTTGACCAAGACTTAATGGACATGGCAGGGATGAAACCCTATGAACAAGTGAGTGTGGTGAACGTGAATAACGGTGCCCGATTCGAAACCTATCTGATTGTGGGCGAACGAGGTTCAGGCACCATTTGTTTGAATGGAGCTGCCGCAAGGCTCGGGATGAAAGGTGACAAAGTCATCATCATCACCTACGGGCAAGTGGAAGAAAAGGACCTCCCGAACGATTACAAACCCAAGGTAGTCTTTGTGGACGAAAACAATCGGCCGAAAAAAGCCTAA
- a CDS encoding LIC_12071 family protein: protein MKYSRFFLSFLLFFILSETLALSGVVWTFYESLQNALVQEQFISDHRARDLSLALAKSAEQRLNNEGYVEIEKMFQRYVDESKNDPEQFRFLKISLYAPDATLLVSTDTIYTLEELRKRKPDEELSKSTFFRKGIRMKKWEWSEPENGENPILNSKRDPKVRDGFQWVVSYLPLAKSNTVRLTSPLYKPGTLDVSGLIILVYERGNLGLLFENQWKLAEWMVFNYALIALVVSLLLTGIFVAYTMFVTKDQLEHTETDGTLPIFQKKTLETPESQLDQVSDSQVLGQQIQSTNLDTQSSDVEVLPGGPVVNQFKIDTNEQTIQDAIFLG from the coding sequence ATGAAATATTCACGTTTTTTTCTATCCTTTCTCTTATTTTTTATCCTCTCGGAAACCCTTGCTCTCAGTGGGGTGGTCTGGACTTTTTATGAGTCCTTACAAAATGCTCTCGTACAAGAACAATTTATTTCTGATCATCGGGCACGCGATTTAAGTTTAGCTCTCGCAAAAAGTGCAGAACAACGCTTAAATAACGAAGGTTATGTGGAAATTGAAAAAATGTTCCAGAGGTATGTGGATGAATCCAAAAATGACCCGGAGCAGTTTCGTTTTTTAAAAATTAGTTTGTATGCTCCTGATGCAACTTTACTTGTTTCAACGGATACAATTTATACACTAGAAGAACTCCGAAAAAGAAAACCAGACGAAGAACTTTCAAAATCTACCTTTTTTCGAAAAGGGATACGCATGAAAAAATGGGAATGGTCTGAACCTGAAAATGGAGAGAACCCTATTCTCAATTCCAAACGGGATCCAAAAGTTCGGGATGGTTTTCAGTGGGTTGTTTCTTACTTACCCCTTGCAAAGTCGAATACGGTTCGGTTGACTTCTCCGTTATACAAACCGGGAACTTTAGATGTATCTGGGCTCATTATCCTCGTGTACGAACGTGGGAATTTAGGACTTTTGTTTGAGAACCAATGGAAACTTGCAGAGTGGATGGTGTTTAATTATGCGCTAATTGCACTGGTTGTCAGTTTACTCTTAACAGGGATTTTTGTCGCCTATACGATGTTTGTCACTAAAGACCAGTTGGAACATACAGAAACTGATGGAACCTTACCAATCTTTCAGAAAAAAACATTGGAAACACCGGAAAGTCAATTAGACCAAGTGAGTGACTCACAAGTACTAGGGCAACAAATCCAATCAACAAATTTGGACACTCAATCATCCGATGTAGAGGTACTACCTGGTGGACCAGTTGTGAACCAATTTAAAATCGATACAAATGAACAAACAATTCAAGATGCAATCTTTTTAGGATAA